A genomic window from Megalobrama amblycephala isolate DHTTF-2021 linkage group LG2, ASM1881202v1, whole genome shotgun sequence includes:
- the LOC125257729 gene encoding protein AMBP, giving the protein MMRVVLVFLLPFLGLLHAGPLPDEPVLQTQENFDVNRFMGKWYDIATASTCPWLKRHKGDAAIGSMELQTSGSTQTISMTRIGLRHGTCKSISGEYQMTKTPGRFHYHVAKWNADVDSYVVHTNYDEYALVVMYKQKTGGEKSTSVKLYGRTMQLRPTLIEDFKTLVAEQGMSEDTIVIKKNKGECVPGEQATPEPQIQRARRNVVVAPPEEGSGDDTPMFKGPEACKAEPDSGPCFGMLQRFHYNSSIMTCQVFTFGGCMGNQNNFETEKECLQSCRTEAACRLPMDAGPCKAFLNLWAFDSSAGKCVSFKYGGCKGNGNKFYSQKECEEYCGVMTRNGDDEFLAVN; this is encoded by the exons atgatgcGTGTTGTTCTGGTGTTTCTGCTTCCCTTCCTGGGACTGTTGCATGCTGGGCCTCTGCCCGATGAACCCGTTCTCCAGACCCAAGAGAACTTTGATGTAAACCGG TTCATGGGAAAATGGTATGATATTGCGACAGCATCCACGTGCCCTTGGCTCAAGCGTCATAAGGGAGACGCAGCCATCGGCTCAATGGAGCTGCAGACCAGTGGCTCGACACAGACCATCAGCATGACCCGCATCGGCCTCAG aCATGGGACCTGTAAGTCCATCAGTGGAGAATATCAGATGACCAAAACACCTGGAAGATTTCACTACCACGTTGCGA AGTGGAATGCTGATGTGGATTCCTACGTGGTTCACACAAACTACGATGAGTATGCTCTGGTGGTGATGTATAAACAAAAAACGGGCGGTGAAAAATCTACATCTGTGAAACTCTACG GGCGTACCATGCAACTGCGGCCCACTCTCATCGAAGACTTCAAGACTCTGGTGGCTGAACAGGGAATGAGCGAAGACACTATAGTTATCAAAAAGAACAAAG GGGAGTGTGTTCCAGGCGAGCAGGCCACACCAGAGCCACAGATTCAG AGGGCGAGGAGGAATGTGGTTGTAGCGCCCCCTGAGGAGGGATCGGGCGATGACACGCCCATGTTCAAAGGACCTG aAGCATGTAAGGCTGAGCCAGATTCCGGCCCGTGCTTCGGAATGTTGCAGCGCTTCCATTATAACTCGTCCATCATGACCTGTCAGGTGTTCACCTTTGGAGGCTGTATGGGGAATCAGAACAACTTTGAGACTGAAAAggagtgtctgcagagctgtcGCACTGagg CTGCCTGTAGACTGCCCATGGACGCTGGTCCTTGTAAAGCATTCTTAAACCTGTGGGCTTTCGATTCTTCTGCGGGAAAGTGTGTGTCCTTCAAATATGGAGGCTGCAAGGGCAATGGCAACAAATTCTACAGCCAGAAGGAGTGTGAGGAGTACTGCGGAGTTATGACGAGAAATG GAGATGACGAATTTCTCGCAGTGAACTGA
- the nrarpa gene encoding notch-regulated ankyrin repeat-containing protein A — MSQADISTCSAPQRVFQEAVKKGNTKELHSLLQNMTNCEFNVNSFGPEGQTALHQSVIDGNLELVKLLVKFGADIRLANREGWSALHIAAFGGHQDIVLYLITKAKYSSGAR, encoded by the coding sequence ATGAGCCAGGCGGATATATCGACGTGCTCGGCGCCCCAGAGAGTCTTCCAGGAGGCGGTGAAGAAAGGCAACACGAAGGAGCTCCATTCACTACTGCAGAACATGACCAACTGCGAGTTTAACGTCAACTCCTTCGGCCCCGAGGGACAGACGGCGCTGCACCAGTCGGTCATCGACGGGAATTTGGAGCTCGTGAAACTGCTGGTGAAATTCGGAGCCGATATTCGGCTGGCGAACCGAGAGGGATGGAGCGCGTTGCACATCGCCGCTTTTGGGGGACACCAAGACATCGTGTTATACCTCATCACCAAGGCCAAGTACTCCTCCGGCGCGCGGTGA
- the ptgdsa gene encoding prostaglandin D2 synthase a — MKIALVTIFLLMLLTDIHAKVQPQKNFDLQKFAGKWYRVGLAYDSPGFVPYRNRLTISMGIVEPKENGDVNMTMWSLRSSGCQRKVYVYEKTSVPGVFNYYSTRHRRVKDVTVVETNYTEYALVLKHKKINKEFTQVSLYGRTKKLRADLMEKFRAYATARGFSKESILTPPAAENCPPSGN, encoded by the exons ATGAAGATCGCCTTGGTGACCATTTTTTTGCTGATGCTCCTGACAGACATCCACGCCAAAGTCCAGCCTCAGAAAAATTTTGACCTTCAGAAG TTTGCAGGGAAGTGGTATCGGGTGGGTCTGGCCTATGATTCTCCAGGCTTCGTGCCGTACAGAAACAGACTCACTATCTCTATGGGCATAGTGGAGCCAAAGGAGAATGGGGACGTCAACATGACCATGTGGAGTTTAAG GTCTTCTGGTTGTCAGCGTAAGGTCTACGTTTATGAGAAGACGTCTGTGCCCGGCGTATTTAACTACTACAGCACTC GTCACAGAAGGGTGAAGGATGTTACTGTGGTGGAGACAAACTATACTGAATATGCGCTGGTCCTCAAACACAAGAAGATTAACAAGGAGTTCACACAAGTGTCTCTTTACG GTCGTACTAAGAAGTTGAGGGCAGATCTGATGGAGAAGTTCAGAGCGTATGCCACAGCTCGAGGATTCTCCAAAGAGTCCATCCTGACTCCACCAGCTGCTg aaaACTGTCCTCCTTCAGGAAATTAG